Genomic segment of Bacillota bacterium:
TCAAGTTTCATTTAACCTCACTCCTTTGTTGGTTTTTGGTTGGATTAAATTAATTTTTTTTCCACTCGGAGTGAGGTTCCTTTTTTCTTTGGGGCAAGTTGTTATCCCAAAATAATTTTACTCAATGAGAGGCGATAAGCGCCCCTGTATCGCGCTCCCATTCCATTCCCTCAGGAACTTACGTTTTTTGCGTTAGCCAGCAGGGAGTGCTCGCTTACCGGTCTATAGAATCGAAAGACTGCGCTGGCTCTACCCGCCGCCTCTACCGGAGCCCGTATTTCGGAGCGGGGTTTTCCCCAGTCACGGTCTTCACTGCGGTTAATGCCGTCTTCACCGGTCCCGTTGCAGTTGGCGTAGGAAGCGGCACAGGAGCTACCGCCTTTGTCTGGGCGCAAAAGAATAGAGAAAGCAAATTTGCCCTTTATGCTACTGCCGACGCCGGTGCCACCTGGCACAAGGTTACGGGTACCGAGACAAGAAATCCCTGTTCCCCGTACCGGGTAATCCCGGATATCCTGAATCCCGCAAAAGCTTATCTTTTCCCGGTTCCTCCGGGACAAGCCGCTATTTCCCTGCGTCACTTCTGGGAAACGCGGGATGGCGGCCGCGCGTGGCAGCCGCGTTCCTTACCGGGGAAGATTCCATCGGCAGATGGTTTTTTCTTTGACCCCACAGATCTGAGAAAAATCTGGGTGTGGTGCAGCTCGATGGGGAACTGGACAGGAGTCCAATATTCGGAAGACGGCGGCTTAACCTGGCAGCCACTCGAAATACCGGCAGAAAACCGCATCCACGGAGCGCTCATCAATCCTTTCACAGACGAACTGATAGTCACCGGCCGGCAGGTAATCTCCCGGTTGCATAAAGGCAAAGGGGAAGACCTGCGCAGGAAGTGTGGCATTTTAGAAAGAACTGATTTTGTGGCCGGACCGCCCATCTTGAACCCCCGGCAGAAAGAGGTACTCATTCCGGTATTTACGTACGAGAAAGGAACGGTAGCGGGCACGGTATACTCCTGCCGCTCCGGTGAAGAAGAAAAAATCGCCGTTATCCCGCCGATACAAGGAGAGCCAGTATATGCCTTCCTTTCGGAAGGTAAGTTTTACCTCTCCTTTGTGAACTTCAAGGGGCCGGGCCAAGTGTTAGAATATGAGCTTCCGCAGGAAACTGCATCATACCTGTGGCTTGCAGCCGGCGTAGGCGCTGTCTTGCTCTGCGGCGCGCTCCTTCTCTGTCGGAAACGGGGGGTTAAAAAGCGAATGCAGAATTAGTTACAACGGTTATTTTTTATGCAGGCAAAACTCGTTCGTGCACTATATAACCCGTTTGCGCCGCCTTTTGACCCGTTTGGGAAGATCAGGCAGGAATACGTCTTTCCGCGTCTAAAGGGATCTTCAGCACCGATTTCCGGGAAGTGAGAAGTATGCTCAAAACGGTCAAGACAAATCTCCTGCGGTTCGCATCAGCCTTGCTCCTGCTCGTAGCAGCGACGGGAGCAAGCACACTTTGCTGGTTCCACTGGTATCAGCCGAAATTGCCGGGAAAGGAATAACTGATATTCGGGATTAATCGCTCCATGCAAAGTGACCATATTTATCATTATGTTGCAGGAGAAGGGTTTAACAGCTATGATCCTTCAAGAAGAATTTGTTACTACTATGATTCAAATAATCTAACAAAGTAATTTGGGGGATAGGCACATGGAAGTTACTTTTTATTGTATGTCAGTATTGTGTAATGATAGGGGTTTAATTTTTTAGGTTTTTGAGATTTAAGCGAGTTACCTCTGGCCTTGTCAATCGACAAGGCCAGAGGATTTAATAATTTGTGTATTAAGCCTATGAAGGGGACGTCAAGTGAATGAAAAAAAGGATGCTTTTGATGATTATTTTAGCATTAACTATGTTAGCCTTAACCTCTTGTATCCAAAATAAGAATACAAGTCAGGAATCCATATCCAACAATTCTTCTGTTAGCAACGATGCCGATATCCAGCCGAAAAGCATCGAATTGGTGACAAAGAAAAATTATAAAATCAATGATGAGATTCCTATAGGCAATAATGCCGATATCATTGCTAAACAGGGAGAATTTAAAGCTAAAGCCTTTGGCCGCCCTGAAGCTACTTTACTTGGAACAGATGACAATGGCAATATCATTATCTTTAATTCTGATACGGAAGATATAGAAAGGGTAGATTTAGACGGGAATATTTCTATAGTGATGAATATCATGCAGGGACGCAAGAACCATGTTTATACTATAAAAAAACGGGGAGATATAGTCGCCTGGTCCGAATGCCCTCATGCCGATCAAGATCCTGCAACCGATCCTACCAACGGAGCGGATTGGGCCTTGTATTATGCCGACCTCAAGACAAAAACCATAACCAAAGTTGATGGATATAAACCAGGAATAGTGGTTCCGGAAAATGCCCAGTACCGATACCTCTGTCCCAACCAAATCAGTATAGCGTCGGATTACATCACCTATTGCTCTTGGGAACATAATCCGGATGGCGAAGTTACCAGTGTGATCAAACTATATACCATATCTACCGGTAAGTTGGAAACCCTTGACTATCTCAATGAAGATC
This window contains:
- a CDS encoding cyclic lactone autoinducer peptide; this encodes MLKTVKTNLLRFASALLLLVAATGASTLCWFHWYQPKLPGKE